In Dioscorea cayenensis subsp. rotundata cultivar TDr96_F1 chromosome 11, TDr96_F1_v2_PseudoChromosome.rev07_lg8_w22 25.fasta, whole genome shotgun sequence, a single genomic region encodes these proteins:
- the LOC120271656 gene encoding uncharacterized protein LOC120271656 — MAPCRAASRSVGELFGRASTSVDAPTEGGTGRVDKDEAMMELVREVVGMVRDQRQQQAAAPSPPSAPTPAPPSPQEPKEKTIMEFKRSGPLPFEGTTNLDDVKVWVEEMEKAFAVMKCNEEEKLRFGVYMLKGQANHWYRGELCIRQGKEFESWKQLREALFCKYFTRDKMVQFERKFINLTQGNMTVDEYKMEFDRLSRYAPKLVDDDQSRAQRFEGGLQAHIRSGLAALHLTSYAEVVGRAKSLDTVWGDTRDQNRRFQKKRERSFDNQGNHKSGNGGRSRSDAGQSKSQTVGESPAQRSRGLPPAFSCSDQKKCSTCGGAHDPKDCRRATGACYRCGSLEHHIAKCPQMQSSRAQRSSTVQNSRHVPAPKSQGSVGQHSGKEVISEQPSSSTQQKAGRPKTQGRVYALTQEDAHASNAVVSGILSYDLCVATPLGDDIVLSRACEDCPIIVFGHELLARLHVMGMTDYDVILGMDFLSKFHAIVDCYAKRVVLKIPGEAEFTFEGNEFVSLPHVISALQARKLLLGGC; from the exons ATGGCACCTTGTAGAGCTGCTAGTAGGAGTGTTGGAGAGTTGTTTGGGAGGGCATCGACTTCTGTGGATGCCCCCACTGAAGGAGGGACCGGAAGGGTGGACAAAGATGAAGCTATGATGGAGCTAGTTCGAGAAGTGGTAGGGATGGTGCGTGACCAGAGACAGCAACAAGCAGCAGCACCATCCCCACCATCGGCACCTACTCCTGCTCCGCCATCTCCTCAAGAGCCTAAGGAGAAAACTATTATGGAATTCAAAAGATCTGGTCCACTACCGTTTGAGGGCACTACCAATCTTGATGACGTAAAAGTTTGggtagaagaaatggagaaagcTTTTGCAGTGATGAAGtgcaatgaagaagaaaaacttaGGTTCGGAGTGTACATGCTCAAGGGCCAGGCAAACCACTGGTACAGAGGAGAACTTTGCATTCGTCAGGGAAAGGAGTtcgaatcttggaagcaactgAGGGAAGCCCTTTTCTGTAAATACTTCACTAGAGATAAGATGGTGCAGTTTGAGAGGAAGTTCATTAACTTGACTCAGGGAAATATGACTGTTGATGAGTATAAGATGGAGTTTGACAGACTTTCTAGGTATGCTCCTAAGTTGGTTGATGATGATCAGAGCAGGGCCCAGCGCTTTGAGGGAGGCTTACAAGCACACATCCGGAGTGGTTTAGCCGCTTTACACCTAACCAGTTATGCAGAGGTTGTAGGGCGCGCTAAGTCATTGGACACAGTTTGGGGTGACACTAGAGATCAAAACAGAAGATttcagaagaagagagaaagaagttTTGACAACCAGGGAAATCATAAGTCTGGGAATGGAGGAAGGTCTAGGTCTGATGCAGGTCAGAGTAAGTCTCAAACAGTGGGTGAGTCTCCAGCTCAGAGATCTCGAGGATTGCCACCTGCTTTTTCTTGTTCTGACCAGAAGAAATGCTCTACTTGTGGAGGTGCGCATGACCCTAAGGATTGTAGGCGTGCTACAGGGGCATGTTACAGGTGTGGCAGTCTGGAGCACCATATTGCTAAGTGTCCACAGATGCAGTCTTCTAGAGCACAAAGATCCTCTACTGTTCAAAATTCTAGACATGTACCAGCACCTAAATCTCAGGGTTCTGTGGGTCAGCATTCAGGAAAGGAGGTAATCAGTGAACAACCGTCATCCTCAACTCAGCAAAAGGCAGGTAGGCCGAAGACACAAGGACGTGTTTATGCGTTAACTCAGGAGGATGCACATGCCTCAAATGCAGTGGTGTCAGGTATATTATCA TATGATTTGTGTGTTGCCACCCCTTTGGGAGATGATATTGTTCTTAGTAGAGCATGTGAGGACTGTCCCATTATTGTTTTCGGTCATGAGTTGCTAGCTCGTCTTCATGTTATGGGTATGACTGACTATGATGTTATTTTGGGAATGGATTTTTTGTCTAAATTCCATGCCATAGTTGATTGCTATGCAAAAAGGGTAGTGCTTAAAATCCCTGGTGAAGCTGAGTTCACCTTTGAAGGAAATGAGTTTGTGTCACTGCCTCATGTGATTTCCGCTTTACAAGCTCGGAAATTACTCTTGGGTGGGTGCTAA